One genomic window of Arachis stenosperma cultivar V10309 chromosome 10, arast.V10309.gnm1.PFL2, whole genome shotgun sequence includes the following:
- the LOC130955790 gene encoding uncharacterized protein LOC130955790 isoform X1, with the protein MEEIEEKMEEMEGMASIALLPSGSLSGHFIQLPHSICYGLHGSELPCERECSRGEDYRLIKLTITDFNTKKEQVTIVECKGHDAARFNSIDHAHGWEKDVTGMVGQNNGKKRIMVFFECQTLKADKAAEDHIRQFMPKLMGLDAVVNIGRMTISGLDFGKDDEETE; encoded by the exons ATGG AGGAGATAGAAGAGAAGATGGAGGAGATGGAAGGAATGGCATCAATAGCATTGTTACCAAGTGGTTCTTTATCGGGACACTTCATCCAACTTCCCCATTCTATCTGCTATGGTCTTCATGGCTCTG AATTGCCTTGTGAAAGGGAATGCAGTAGGGGTGAGGATTATCGCCTCATCAAGCTTACAATCACAGATTTCAAT ACAAAGAAAGAACAAGTTACTATTGTCGAGTGCAAGGGTCATGATGCTGCTCGGTTCAATAGCATTGATCATGCTCATGG TTGGGAGAAGGATGTCACAGGTATGGTTGGACAGAATAATGGGAAGAAAAGAATCATGGTTTTTTTCGAGTGCCAGACATTGAAAGCTGATAAAGCAGCCGAAGACCACATAAGACAGTTCATGCCGAAATTAATGGGGCTGGACGCCGTTG TTAACATTGGAAGGATGACAATTTCTGGGTTGGACTTTGGAAAGGACGACGAAGAAACTGAGTAG
- the LOC130955788 gene encoding EID1-like F-box protein 2 has translation MILTKQYRCVHSASCQCIKGHLSEDVLFLVFHRLNWNPKLIATLSCVCKWFDDLAKRVLWKEFCRTRAPKMMLDLQSSGSHSIDGNWRPLGKLLTYCSGCKRGGLFKNIQIPGHFVYRTRFSRTSGKSFLLPQCRNDVLYVSDPCEHLDQGEEGDLGFFRGIFKSFATSNVRRMLNNKGARLHPTEFCPYCKAKLWSMLQANMIPQSASCRLGSYEDCIEYYVCLNGHMLGICTLLPLSESEEASEKD, from the coding sequence ATGATTCTGACAAAGCAATATAGGTGTGTACACTCAGCTAGTTGTCAATGCATCAAGGGGCATTTAAGTGAAGATGTGTTATTCTTGGTTTTTCATCGTTTGAATTGGAACCCCAAGCTAATTGCCACTCTGTCATGTGTGTGCAAATGGTTTGATGATCTTGCGAAGCGAGTACTATGGAAGGAGTTTTGTCGAACAAGAGCTCCTAAGATGATGCTTGATCTGCAATCAAGCGGAAGCCATAGTATTGATGGAAACTGGAGGCCCCTAGGGAAGCTGCTTACGTACTGTTCCGGATGCAAGAGAGGTGGTTTGTTCAAAAACATTCAGATCCCCGGTCACTTTGTATATCGGACTAGGTTTTCTAGAACATCAGGAAAGAGCTTTCTTTTACCACAGTGCAGAAATGATGTTTTATATGTGTCTGATCCTTGCGAACATCTTGACCAAGGTGAAGAAGGGGATTTAGGATTCTTCCGTGGAATTTTCAAGTCTTTTGCGACCTCGAATGTAAGGAGGATGCTTAATAACAAGGGTGCCAGGCTCCATCCAACAGAGTTTTGCCCCTATTGTAAGGCAAAGTTGTGGAGCATGCTGCAGGCTAACATGATCCCGCAAAGTGCTAGTTGCAGGTTGGGTTCATATGAAGATTGCATCGAGTATTATGTTTGCCTTAATGGGCACATGCTTGGGATCTGCACCCTGTTACCATTATCTGAATCAGAAGAGGCATCTGAGAAGGACTAA
- the LOC130955790 gene encoding uncharacterized protein LOC130955790 isoform X2 encodes MEEMEGMASIALLPSGSLSGHFIQLPHSICYGLHGSELPCERECSRGEDYRLIKLTITDFNTKKEQVTIVECKGHDAARFNSIDHAHGWEKDVTGMVGQNNGKKRIMVFFECQTLKADKAAEDHIRQFMPKLMGLDAVVNIGRMTISGLDFGKDDEETE; translated from the exons ATGGAGGAGATGGAAGGAATGGCATCAATAGCATTGTTACCAAGTGGTTCTTTATCGGGACACTTCATCCAACTTCCCCATTCTATCTGCTATGGTCTTCATGGCTCTG AATTGCCTTGTGAAAGGGAATGCAGTAGGGGTGAGGATTATCGCCTCATCAAGCTTACAATCACAGATTTCAAT ACAAAGAAAGAACAAGTTACTATTGTCGAGTGCAAGGGTCATGATGCTGCTCGGTTCAATAGCATTGATCATGCTCATGG TTGGGAGAAGGATGTCACAGGTATGGTTGGACAGAATAATGGGAAGAAAAGAATCATGGTTTTTTTCGAGTGCCAGACATTGAAAGCTGATAAAGCAGCCGAAGACCACATAAGACAGTTCATGCCGAAATTAATGGGGCTGGACGCCGTTG TTAACATTGGAAGGATGACAATTTCTGGGTTGGACTTTGGAAAGGACGACGAAGAAACTGAGTAG